A DNA window from Canis lupus familiaris isolate Mischka breed German Shepherd chromosome 10, alternate assembly UU_Cfam_GSD_1.0, whole genome shotgun sequence contains the following coding sequences:
- the PHETA2 gene encoding sesquipedalian-2 isoform X4 codes for MGCMLEVTRAASRGVLPYTPGLGIVLCPRNHVIKGPSCVARPERPLPSCWELCGCINPLHASRSGTGILSFSLGSLISSFLHDPPNHHLREESGMPAHFTDEDTEPQGTQQVEATGLRPRSPPGPAFFAQQGHRAAFSSDLWPPSPLTVLIGAMKLNERSVAHYALSDSPADHTGFLRTWGGAGTPPTPSGAGRRCWFVLKGNLLFSFESRESRAPLSLVVLEGCTVELAEAPVSEEFAFAIRFDAPGVRPHLLAADGPAAQEAWVKALSRASFGYMRLVVRELESQLRDARHSLALRRHSSWKAGPGHQKPQAPERPSPGPENGHPVSKDCRPEDLVEERGSRPAGRGLAEWQGPAGLFLGRRQSPSLPETSYFSMLHNWYGQEIVELRQRWLQRAWASRPERENRDGH; via the exons ATGGGCTGCATGTTGGAGGTCACACGGGCAGCCAGTCGAGGAGTCCTGCCCTACACGCCGGGGCTGGGGATAGTGCT gtgccccaggaatcATGTAATCAAAGGGCCGAGCTGTGTGGCCAGACCAGAGAGGCCCCTGCCCTCTTGCTGGGAGCTCTGTGG CTGTATCAACCCTCTCCATGCCTCCCGGTCTGGAACAGGCATATTATCCTTCTCTCTGGGTTCTCTGATATCCAGTTTTTTGCATGATCCTCCCAATCACCATTTGAGAGAAGAGTCAGGGATGccagcccatttcacagatgaagacactgagccTCAGGGCACACAGCAAGTAGAGGCCACAGGGCTGAGGCCCAGGTCTCCTCCAGGGCCAGCCTTCTTTGCCCAACAGGGGCACAGAGCTGCCTTCTCCTCTGACCTGTGGCCACCGTCTCCCCTCACAGTGCTTATAGGAGCCATGAAGCTGAACGAGAGGAGTGTGGCCCACTACGCACTGAGCGACTCCCCGGCAGACCACACGGGCTTCCTGCGCACTTGGGGGGGTGCAGGGACTCCGCCGACCCCCAGTGGCGCTGGCCGAAGGTGCTGGTTTGTCCTCAAAGGCAACCTGCTGTTCTCCTTTGAGAGTAGGGAGAGCCGGGCCCCGCTGAGCCTGGTGGTGCTGGAGGGCTGCACGGTGGAGCTGGCCGAGGCTCCCGTGTCTGAGGAGTTCGCCTTCGCCATCCGCTTCGACGCCCCTGGCGTGCGCCCACACCTGCTGGCGGCAGATGGGCCGGCggcccaggaggcctgggtgAAGGCACTGTCCAGGGCGAGCTTTGGCTACATGCGCCTGGTGGTGCGCGAGCTGGAGAGCCAACTGCGCGACGCCCGCCACAGCCTGGCCTTGCGTCGCCACTCATCCTGGAAGGCTGGTCCCGGCCACCAAAAGCCCCAGGCTCCTGAGCGCCCGTCTCCGGGCCCAGAAAACGGCCACCCCGTCTCCAAGGATTGCCGGCCCGAGGACCTGGTTGAAGAAAGGGGCAGCAGGCCAGCCGGCCGGGGCTTGGCCGAGTGGCAGGGCCCTGCCGGCCTCTTCCTGGGCAGGCGGCAGAGCCCCTCGCTCCCCGAGACCTCCTACTTCTCGATGCTGCACAACTGGTACGGCCAGGAGATCGTGGAGCTGAGGCAGAGGTGGCTGCAGAGGGCCTGGGCCAGCCGGCCGGAGCGCGAGAATCGGGATGGGCACTGA
- the PHETA2 gene encoding sesquipedalian-2 isoform X3 yields the protein MEGRVRGPSVCLPLECRLQEGGTALSIVAFSAISVLSEGPFPMGCMLEVTRAASRGVLPYTPGLGIVLCPRNHVIKGPSCVARPERPLPSCWELCGCINPLHASRSGTGILSFSLGSLISSFLHDPPNHHLREESGMPAHFTDEDTEPQGTQQVEATGLRPRSPPGPAFFAQQGHRAAFSSDLWPPSPLTVLIGAMKLNERSVAHYALSDSPADHTGFLRTWGGAGTPPTPSGAGRRCWFVLKGNLLFSFESRESRAPLSLVVLEGCTVELAEAPVSEEFAFAIRFDAPGVRPHLLAADGPAAQEAWVKALSRASFGYMRLVVRELESQLRDARHSLALRRHSSWKAGPGHQKPQAPERPSPGPENGHPVSKDCRPEDLVEERGSRPAGRGLAEWQGPAGLFLGRRQSPSLPETSYFSMLHN from the exons ATGGAGGGGCGAGTCCGGGGCCCGTCCG TGTGTCTCCCGCTGGAATGTAGGCTCCAGGAGGGAGGGACTGCTTTGTCCATCGTTGCATTCTCGGCTATTTCAGTACTTTCCGAGGGCCCCTTCCCGATGGGCTGCATGTTGGAGGTCACACGGGCAGCCAGTCGAGGAGTCCTGCCCTACACGCCGGGGCTGGGGATAGTGCT gtgccccaggaatcATGTAATCAAAGGGCCGAGCTGTGTGGCCAGACCAGAGAGGCCCCTGCCCTCTTGCTGGGAGCTCTGTGG CTGTATCAACCCTCTCCATGCCTCCCGGTCTGGAACAGGCATATTATCCTTCTCTCTGGGTTCTCTGATATCCAGTTTTTTGCATGATCCTCCCAATCACCATTTGAGAGAAGAGTCAGGGATGccagcccatttcacagatgaagacactgagccTCAGGGCACACAGCAAGTAGAGGCCACAGGGCTGAGGCCCAGGTCTCCTCCAGGGCCAGCCTTCTTTGCCCAACAGGGGCACAGAGCTGCCTTCTCCTCTGACCTGTGGCCACCGTCTCCCCTCACAGTGCTTATAGGAGCCATGAAGCTGAACGAGAGGAGTGTGGCCCACTACGCACTGAGCGACTCCCCGGCAGACCACACGGGCTTCCTGCGCACTTGGGGGGGTGCAGGGACTCCGCCGACCCCCAGTGGCGCTGGCCGAAGGTGCTGGTTTGTCCTCAAAGGCAACCTGCTGTTCTCCTTTGAGAGTAGGGAGAGCCGGGCCCCGCTGAGCCTGGTGGTGCTGGAGGGCTGCACGGTGGAGCTGGCCGAGGCTCCCGTGTCTGAGGAGTTCGCCTTCGCCATCCGCTTCGACGCCCCTGGCGTGCGCCCACACCTGCTGGCGGCAGATGGGCCGGCggcccaggaggcctgggtgAAGGCACTGTCCAGGGCGAGCTTTGGCTACATGCGCCTGGTGGTGCGCGAGCTGGAGAGCCAACTGCGCGACGCCCGCCACAGCCTGGCCTTGCGTCGCCACTCATCCTGGAAGGCTGGTCCCGGCCACCAAAAGCCCCAGGCTCCTGAGCGCCCGTCTCCGGGCCCAGAAAACGGCCACCCCGTCTCCAAGGATTGCCGGCCCGAGGACCTGGTTGAAGAAAGGGGCAGCAGGCCAGCCGGCCGGGGCTTGGCCGAGTGGCAGGGCCCTGCCGGCCTCTTCCTGGGCAGGCGGCAGAGCCCCTCGCTCCCCGAGACCTCCTACTTCTCGATGCTGCACAACTG A
- the PHETA2 gene encoding sesquipedalian-2 isoform X2 yields MEGRVRGPSVLSEGPFPMGCMLEVTRAASRGVLPYTPGLGIVLCPRNHVIKGPSCVARPERPLPSCWELCGCINPLHASRSGTGILSFSLGSLISSFLHDPPNHHLREESGMPAHFTDEDTEPQGTQQVEATGLRPRSPPGPAFFAQQGHRAAFSSDLWPPSPLTVLIGAMKLNERSVAHYALSDSPADHTGFLRTWGGAGTPPTPSGAGRRCWFVLKGNLLFSFESRESRAPLSLVVLEGCTVELAEAPVSEEFAFAIRFDAPGVRPHLLAADGPAAQEAWVKALSRASFGYMRLVVRELESQLRDARHSLALRRHSSWKAGPGHQKPQAPERPSPGPENGHPVSKDCRPEDLVEERGSRPAGRGLAEWQGPAGLFLGRRQSPSLPETSYFSMLHNWYGQEIVELRQRWLQRAWASRPERENRDGH; encoded by the exons ATGGAGGGGCGAGTCCGGGGCCCGTCCG TACTTTCCGAGGGCCCCTTCCCGATGGGCTGCATGTTGGAGGTCACACGGGCAGCCAGTCGAGGAGTCCTGCCCTACACGCCGGGGCTGGGGATAGTGCT gtgccccaggaatcATGTAATCAAAGGGCCGAGCTGTGTGGCCAGACCAGAGAGGCCCCTGCCCTCTTGCTGGGAGCTCTGTGG CTGTATCAACCCTCTCCATGCCTCCCGGTCTGGAACAGGCATATTATCCTTCTCTCTGGGTTCTCTGATATCCAGTTTTTTGCATGATCCTCCCAATCACCATTTGAGAGAAGAGTCAGGGATGccagcccatttcacagatgaagacactgagccTCAGGGCACACAGCAAGTAGAGGCCACAGGGCTGAGGCCCAGGTCTCCTCCAGGGCCAGCCTTCTTTGCCCAACAGGGGCACAGAGCTGCCTTCTCCTCTGACCTGTGGCCACCGTCTCCCCTCACAGTGCTTATAGGAGCCATGAAGCTGAACGAGAGGAGTGTGGCCCACTACGCACTGAGCGACTCCCCGGCAGACCACACGGGCTTCCTGCGCACTTGGGGGGGTGCAGGGACTCCGCCGACCCCCAGTGGCGCTGGCCGAAGGTGCTGGTTTGTCCTCAAAGGCAACCTGCTGTTCTCCTTTGAGAGTAGGGAGAGCCGGGCCCCGCTGAGCCTGGTGGTGCTGGAGGGCTGCACGGTGGAGCTGGCCGAGGCTCCCGTGTCTGAGGAGTTCGCCTTCGCCATCCGCTTCGACGCCCCTGGCGTGCGCCCACACCTGCTGGCGGCAGATGGGCCGGCggcccaggaggcctgggtgAAGGCACTGTCCAGGGCGAGCTTTGGCTACATGCGCCTGGTGGTGCGCGAGCTGGAGAGCCAACTGCGCGACGCCCGCCACAGCCTGGCCTTGCGTCGCCACTCATCCTGGAAGGCTGGTCCCGGCCACCAAAAGCCCCAGGCTCCTGAGCGCCCGTCTCCGGGCCCAGAAAACGGCCACCCCGTCTCCAAGGATTGCCGGCCCGAGGACCTGGTTGAAGAAAGGGGCAGCAGGCCAGCCGGCCGGGGCTTGGCCGAGTGGCAGGGCCCTGCCGGCCTCTTCCTGGGCAGGCGGCAGAGCCCCTCGCTCCCCGAGACCTCCTACTTCTCGATGCTGCACAACTGGTACGGCCAGGAGATCGTGGAGCTGAGGCAGAGGTGGCTGCAGAGGGCCTGGGCCAGCCGGCCGGAGCGCGAGAATCGGGATGGGCACTGA
- the SMDT1 gene encoding essential MCU regulator, mitochondrial, translated as MASGAARWLALASVRSGVFRSGPRLRKGGDVSAGGGGSGRSLVPSRSVIVTRSGAILPKPVKMSFGLLRVFSIVIPFLYVGTLISKNFAALLEEHDIFVPEDDDDDD; from the exons ATGGCGTCCGGAGCGGCTCGCTGGCTGGCACTGGCATCCGTCCGATCCGGGGTTTTCCGGAGCGGGCCGAGGCTGAGGAAAGGTGGCGATGTCTCCGCCGGAGGGGGTGGCTCAGGTCGGAGCCTGGTACCGTCGAGGTCAGTCATCGTTACTCGCAGCGGCGCCATTTTGCCCAAACCGGTGAAA ATGTCCTTCGGCCTCCTCCGTGTGTTCTCCATTGTGATCCCCTTTCTCTATGTTGGGACGCTTATCAGCAAGAACTTTGCTGCTCTCCTCGAGGAGCATGACATTTTTGTCCCAGAAGATGACGATGACGATGACTAA
- the PHETA2 gene encoding sesquipedalian-2 isoform X6, with protein MKLNERSVAHYALSDSPADHTGFLRTWGGAGTPPTPSGAGRRCWFVLKGNLLFSFESRESRAPLSLVVLEGCTVELAEAPVSEEFAFAIRFDAPGVRPHLLAADGPAAQEAWVKALSRASFGYMRLVVRELESQLRDARHSLALRRHSSWKAGPGHQKPQAPERPSPGPENGHPVSKDCRPEDLVEERGSRPAGRGLAEWQGPAGLFLGRRQSPSLPETSYFSMLHNWYGQEIVELRQRWLQRAWASRPERENRDGH; from the coding sequence ATGAAGCTGAACGAGAGGAGTGTGGCCCACTACGCACTGAGCGACTCCCCGGCAGACCACACGGGCTTCCTGCGCACTTGGGGGGGTGCAGGGACTCCGCCGACCCCCAGTGGCGCTGGCCGAAGGTGCTGGTTTGTCCTCAAAGGCAACCTGCTGTTCTCCTTTGAGAGTAGGGAGAGCCGGGCCCCGCTGAGCCTGGTGGTGCTGGAGGGCTGCACGGTGGAGCTGGCCGAGGCTCCCGTGTCTGAGGAGTTCGCCTTCGCCATCCGCTTCGACGCCCCTGGCGTGCGCCCACACCTGCTGGCGGCAGATGGGCCGGCggcccaggaggcctgggtgAAGGCACTGTCCAGGGCGAGCTTTGGCTACATGCGCCTGGTGGTGCGCGAGCTGGAGAGCCAACTGCGCGACGCCCGCCACAGCCTGGCCTTGCGTCGCCACTCATCCTGGAAGGCTGGTCCCGGCCACCAAAAGCCCCAGGCTCCTGAGCGCCCGTCTCCGGGCCCAGAAAACGGCCACCCCGTCTCCAAGGATTGCCGGCCCGAGGACCTGGTTGAAGAAAGGGGCAGCAGGCCAGCCGGCCGGGGCTTGGCCGAGTGGCAGGGCCCTGCCGGCCTCTTCCTGGGCAGGCGGCAGAGCCCCTCGCTCCCCGAGACCTCCTACTTCTCGATGCTGCACAACTGGTACGGCCAGGAGATCGTGGAGCTGAGGCAGAGGTGGCTGCAGAGGGCCTGGGCCAGCCGGCCGGAGCGCGAGAATCGGGATGGGCACTGA
- the PHETA2 gene encoding sesquipedalian-2 isoform X1, which produces MEGRVRGPSVCLPLECRLQEGGTALSIVAFSAISVLSEGPFPMGCMLEVTRAASRGVLPYTPGLGIVLCPRNHVIKGPSCVARPERPLPSCWELCGCINPLHASRSGTGILSFSLGSLISSFLHDPPNHHLREESGMPAHFTDEDTEPQGTQQVEATGLRPRSPPGPAFFAQQGHRAAFSSDLWPPSPLTVLIGAMKLNERSVAHYALSDSPADHTGFLRTWGGAGTPPTPSGAGRRCWFVLKGNLLFSFESRESRAPLSLVVLEGCTVELAEAPVSEEFAFAIRFDAPGVRPHLLAADGPAAQEAWVKALSRASFGYMRLVVRELESQLRDARHSLALRRHSSWKAGPGHQKPQAPERPSPGPENGHPVSKDCRPEDLVEERGSRPAGRGLAEWQGPAGLFLGRRQSPSLPETSYFSMLHNWYGQEIVELRQRWLQRAWASRPERENRDGH; this is translated from the exons ATGGAGGGGCGAGTCCGGGGCCCGTCCG TGTGTCTCCCGCTGGAATGTAGGCTCCAGGAGGGAGGGACTGCTTTGTCCATCGTTGCATTCTCGGCTATTTCAGTACTTTCCGAGGGCCCCTTCCCGATGGGCTGCATGTTGGAGGTCACACGGGCAGCCAGTCGAGGAGTCCTGCCCTACACGCCGGGGCTGGGGATAGTGCT gtgccccaggaatcATGTAATCAAAGGGCCGAGCTGTGTGGCCAGACCAGAGAGGCCCCTGCCCTCTTGCTGGGAGCTCTGTGG CTGTATCAACCCTCTCCATGCCTCCCGGTCTGGAACAGGCATATTATCCTTCTCTCTGGGTTCTCTGATATCCAGTTTTTTGCATGATCCTCCCAATCACCATTTGAGAGAAGAGTCAGGGATGccagcccatttcacagatgaagacactgagccTCAGGGCACACAGCAAGTAGAGGCCACAGGGCTGAGGCCCAGGTCTCCTCCAGGGCCAGCCTTCTTTGCCCAACAGGGGCACAGAGCTGCCTTCTCCTCTGACCTGTGGCCACCGTCTCCCCTCACAGTGCTTATAGGAGCCATGAAGCTGAACGAGAGGAGTGTGGCCCACTACGCACTGAGCGACTCCCCGGCAGACCACACGGGCTTCCTGCGCACTTGGGGGGGTGCAGGGACTCCGCCGACCCCCAGTGGCGCTGGCCGAAGGTGCTGGTTTGTCCTCAAAGGCAACCTGCTGTTCTCCTTTGAGAGTAGGGAGAGCCGGGCCCCGCTGAGCCTGGTGGTGCTGGAGGGCTGCACGGTGGAGCTGGCCGAGGCTCCCGTGTCTGAGGAGTTCGCCTTCGCCATCCGCTTCGACGCCCCTGGCGTGCGCCCACACCTGCTGGCGGCAGATGGGCCGGCggcccaggaggcctgggtgAAGGCACTGTCCAGGGCGAGCTTTGGCTACATGCGCCTGGTGGTGCGCGAGCTGGAGAGCCAACTGCGCGACGCCCGCCACAGCCTGGCCTTGCGTCGCCACTCATCCTGGAAGGCTGGTCCCGGCCACCAAAAGCCCCAGGCTCCTGAGCGCCCGTCTCCGGGCCCAGAAAACGGCCACCCCGTCTCCAAGGATTGCCGGCCCGAGGACCTGGTTGAAGAAAGGGGCAGCAGGCCAGCCGGCCGGGGCTTGGCCGAGTGGCAGGGCCCTGCCGGCCTCTTCCTGGGCAGGCGGCAGAGCCCCTCGCTCCCCGAGACCTCCTACTTCTCGATGCTGCACAACTGGTACGGCCAGGAGATCGTGGAGCTGAGGCAGAGGTGGCTGCAGAGGGCCTGGGCCAGCCGGCCGGAGCGCGAGAATCGGGATGGGCACTGA
- the PHETA2 gene encoding sesquipedalian-2 isoform X5: MPAHFTDEDTEPQGTQQVEATGLRPRSPPGPAFFAQQGHRAAFSSDLWPPSPLTVLIGAMKLNERSVAHYALSDSPADHTGFLRTWGGAGTPPTPSGAGRRCWFVLKGNLLFSFESRESRAPLSLVVLEGCTVELAEAPVSEEFAFAIRFDAPGVRPHLLAADGPAAQEAWVKALSRASFGYMRLVVRELESQLRDARHSLALRRHSSWKAGPGHQKPQAPERPSPGPENGHPVSKDCRPEDLVEERGSRPAGRGLAEWQGPAGLFLGRRQSPSLPETSYFSMLHNWYGQEIVELRQRWLQRAWASRPERENRDGH; this comes from the coding sequence ATGccagcccatttcacagatgaagacactgagccTCAGGGCACACAGCAAGTAGAGGCCACAGGGCTGAGGCCCAGGTCTCCTCCAGGGCCAGCCTTCTTTGCCCAACAGGGGCACAGAGCTGCCTTCTCCTCTGACCTGTGGCCACCGTCTCCCCTCACAGTGCTTATAGGAGCCATGAAGCTGAACGAGAGGAGTGTGGCCCACTACGCACTGAGCGACTCCCCGGCAGACCACACGGGCTTCCTGCGCACTTGGGGGGGTGCAGGGACTCCGCCGACCCCCAGTGGCGCTGGCCGAAGGTGCTGGTTTGTCCTCAAAGGCAACCTGCTGTTCTCCTTTGAGAGTAGGGAGAGCCGGGCCCCGCTGAGCCTGGTGGTGCTGGAGGGCTGCACGGTGGAGCTGGCCGAGGCTCCCGTGTCTGAGGAGTTCGCCTTCGCCATCCGCTTCGACGCCCCTGGCGTGCGCCCACACCTGCTGGCGGCAGATGGGCCGGCggcccaggaggcctgggtgAAGGCACTGTCCAGGGCGAGCTTTGGCTACATGCGCCTGGTGGTGCGCGAGCTGGAGAGCCAACTGCGCGACGCCCGCCACAGCCTGGCCTTGCGTCGCCACTCATCCTGGAAGGCTGGTCCCGGCCACCAAAAGCCCCAGGCTCCTGAGCGCCCGTCTCCGGGCCCAGAAAACGGCCACCCCGTCTCCAAGGATTGCCGGCCCGAGGACCTGGTTGAAGAAAGGGGCAGCAGGCCAGCCGGCCGGGGCTTGGCCGAGTGGCAGGGCCCTGCCGGCCTCTTCCTGGGCAGGCGGCAGAGCCCCTCGCTCCCCGAGACCTCCTACTTCTCGATGCTGCACAACTGGTACGGCCAGGAGATCGTGGAGCTGAGGCAGAGGTGGCTGCAGAGGGCCTGGGCCAGCCGGCCGGAGCGCGAGAATCGGGATGGGCACTGA